In Hwangdonia lutea, a single window of DNA contains:
- the ahcY gene encoding adenosylhomocysteinase: MSTKTIPYVANKVKDISLADWGRKEIELAEAEMPGLMSLREEYGNSQPLKGARIAGCLHMTIQTAVLIETLQALGAEVTWSSCNIFSTQDQAAAAIAAAGTAVYAWKDMTEEEFDWCIEQTLFFGEDRKPLNMILDDGGDLTNMVLDKYPELAAGIKGLSEETTTGVHRLYERVKNGTLPMPAINVNDSVTKSKFDNKYGCKESAVDAIRRATDIMLAGKRVTVCGYGDVGKGTAASFKGAGSIVTVTEIDPICALQAAMDGFEVKKLETVVANSDIVITTTGNKDIVRAEHFKAMKDKTIVCNIGHFDNEIQMAWLNDNYGDTKNTIKPQVDKYTIDGKDIIILAEGRLVNLGCATGHPSFVMSNSFTNQTLAQIELWNNADAYQNDVYMLPKHLDEKVAKLHLAKIGVELTELKPYQAEYIGVTVDGPYKPEHYRY, encoded by the coding sequence ATGAGCACAAAAACGATTCCTTATGTTGCCAATAAAGTGAAAGATATATCGCTTGCCGATTGGGGACGCAAAGAAATAGAATTAGCAGAAGCCGAAATGCCTGGGTTAATGAGCCTTCGTGAAGAATACGGAAATTCGCAACCGCTTAAAGGTGCGCGTATTGCCGGTTGTTTACACATGACCATTCAAACGGCGGTTTTAATTGAAACTTTACAGGCTTTAGGTGCCGAGGTAACTTGGAGTTCTTGTAATATTTTCTCAACACAAGACCAAGCTGCTGCTGCCATTGCTGCTGCCGGAACCGCAGTTTACGCATGGAAAGATATGACCGAAGAAGAATTTGACTGGTGTATCGAGCAAACCTTATTTTTTGGTGAAGACCGCAAACCGTTAAACATGATTTTGGATGATGGTGGCGATTTAACCAATATGGTTTTAGACAAATACCCAGAATTGGCTGCGGGCATAAAAGGTTTATCTGAAGAAACCACAACAGGCGTTCACAGACTTTATGAACGCGTAAAAAACGGCACCTTACCTATGCCAGCTATAAACGTAAACGATTCGGTTACCAAATCTAAATTCGATAATAAATACGGCTGTAAAGAATCTGCAGTTGATGCGATTCGTCGTGCCACCGATATTATGCTAGCCGGAAAACGCGTAACCGTTTGTGGTTATGGCGATGTTGGTAAAGGAACTGCTGCTTCTTTTAAAGGCGCTGGTTCTATTGTAACCGTTACCGAAATAGACCCCATTTGTGCATTACAAGCGGCCATGGATGGTTTTGAAGTGAAGAAATTAGAAACTGTTGTTGCTAATTCTGATATTGTAATTACCACCACAGGAAATAAAGATATTGTTCGCGCTGAGCATTTTAAAGCGATGAAAGACAAAACCATCGTGTGTAACATTGGGCATTTCGATAACGAAATACAAATGGCTTGGTTAAACGATAACTACGGAGATACCAAAAACACCATTAAACCACAGGTTGATAAATATACCATTGACGGAAAAGATATTATCATACTTGCCGAAGGACGTTTGGTAAATTTAGGATGCGCCACAGGCCACCCGAGTTTTGTAATGAGTAACTCGTTTACTAACCAAACCTTAGCGCAAATCGAACTTTGGAACAATGCCGACGCATACCAAAACGATGTGTATATGTTACCAAAACACCTCGATGAAAAAGTAGCAAAACTACACTTGGCAAAAATAGGTGTGGAGCTCACCGAGTTAAAACCGTACCAAGCCGAATATATAGGTGTAACGGTTGATGGCCCTTATAAGCCAGAGCATTACAGATACTAA
- a CDS encoding 4'-phosphopantetheinyl transferase family protein, whose protein sequence is MPLYKTITPNSQTTVKIWKISEPYNDLFQSLSLKPKSLERVLRMKSELHQRGFLSVRKLLAEFGYADKDLFYDDCGKPHLKDGKHISITHSFQFSAIIVSDTAVGIDIEKQRQKINIIAHKFIDYEFDYLDENDADYIKKLTTIWCVKESLYKLYATPGLSFKQHCLVIPFNINDEETVAWIDYKTKKHRYNIRFLEFEGFTCAYAI, encoded by the coding sequence ATGCCACTATATAAAACCATTACTCCAAATTCACAAACTACTGTTAAAATCTGGAAGATTTCTGAGCCTTATAACGATTTGTTTCAGTCACTTAGCTTAAAACCTAAAAGTTTAGAGCGTGTTTTGCGTATGAAAAGTGAGCTGCATCAACGTGGCTTTTTAAGCGTTAGAAAATTATTGGCCGAATTTGGATATGCTGATAAAGATTTGTTTTATGATGACTGCGGAAAACCCCATTTAAAAGATGGCAAACATATTTCGATAACCCATTCGTTTCAATTTTCGGCAATTATTGTTAGTGATACAGCAGTTGGTATAGACATTGAAAAACAACGGCAGAAAATTAATATCATCGCACATAAATTTATTGATTACGAGTTTGATTATTTAGATGAAAATGATGCCGATTACATAAAAAAACTCACCACTATTTGGTGCGTAAAGGAATCGTTGTACAAGCTTTATGCTACACCAGGATTGAGTTTTAAGCAGCATTGTTTGGTGATTCCGTTTAATATAAATGATGAAGAAACCGTGGCTTGGATTGATTACAAAACCAAAAAACACCGATACAATATTCGTTTTTTAGAGTTTGAAGGTTTTACTTGTGCCTATGCGATTTAA
- a CDS encoding geranylgeranylglyceryl/heptaprenylglyceryl phosphate synthase has product MANKKIYQNILKSISVKEKLLAVLIDPEKFSVENAARFFKKVNQSVATHIFVGGSTDEAHATENVVVEIKKQTNLPVILFPGDVSQITDKADALLFLSLISGRNPEYLIGKHVRSISKLKSTNLEVLSTGYILIEGGKETTVQRVTNTQPMERSAVEHIVDTAKAGALLGMNLIYLEAGSGALKPVSTEIIKKVKAEIQVPLIVGGGIKSKQQLESAYQSGADIVVIGTAFEEDESFFDDLRT; this is encoded by the coding sequence GTGGCAAATAAAAAGATATACCAAAACATACTAAAATCCATTTCTGTTAAAGAAAAATTATTGGCCGTTTTAATCGACCCTGAAAAGTTTTCCGTTGAAAATGCGGCGCGTTTCTTTAAAAAGGTCAATCAATCGGTGGCTACTCATATTTTTGTTGGTGGCAGCACGGACGAAGCTCATGCGACTGAAAATGTAGTTGTCGAAATAAAAAAACAGACGAATTTACCCGTTATTTTATTTCCCGGAGACGTATCACAAATAACCGATAAGGCCGATGCACTTTTGTTTTTATCCTTAATTTCGGGAAGAAATCCAGAGTATTTAATTGGGAAGCACGTAAGGTCCATTTCAAAGTTGAAAAGCACAAATTTAGAGGTGCTTTCAACAGGATATATTTTAATTGAAGGCGGCAAGGAAACAACCGTTCAGCGCGTAACAAACACACAACCGATGGAAAGAAGCGCTGTTGAACATATTGTTGATACTGCAAAAGCGGGAGCGCTTTTAGGAATGAATCTCATATATTTAGAAGCTGGAAGTGGCGCTTTAAAACCCGTAAGCACAGAAATAATTAAAAAGGTAAAAGCTGAAATACAAGTTCCGTTGATCGTTGGCGGTGGCATAAAAAGCAAACAACAATTGGAAAGCGCGTACCAATCGGGAGCCGATATCGTGGTAATTGGAACCGCCTTTGAAGAAGACGAATCGTTTTTTGACGATTTAAGAACGTAA